The Candidatus Hydrogenedens sp. genome contains the following window.
TTTAATCTTGAAGGGCTGGATTTAACAAAGGCGGATATGATGGGAGCCGATTTACGGTTTACCAACCTGAAAGGCGCCTGTCTGATGGGGGCAAGGTTAATACGGGCAAATTTAGAAGGGGCTGATTTGGAGGGAGCCAATCTTATCTCTGTAGACCTAACGGATGCCAATCTCTCTGAAGCAAATCTAACGAAGGCAATTCTTCGCCATGCCAATTTAACCGATTGCAGTATGAAAAAGGCTCGTTTGATACATGCAGATTTGATGAGTTGTGTTTTGTTTCGATGTAAACTTTATGATGCGATTTTAAGAGGTGCCAATTTAAAAGATGCGGATTTTAGTGCTGGTAGACTTAAAGGGGCTGATTTGCGGGAAGTCATTGCCAATTCTGCAAAATTTTCCGGTGCTGACCTTACATACGCTAATTTAAAACAAGCCTGTTTACCTCATGCAGATTTTCGAAAAGCAAAATTAGTCGGAGCCAATTTATCGGCAGCCAATCTTCATGAATCTGTACTTATTGAAGCAGATTTATCCGGCGCCAATCTGAGTGCGGCAATATTAAAACATGTCCATTCCAGCGAAGCGAGTTATAATCATGCTCATTTACAAAAAACAGACCTTACAGGGGCTAACCTTGAAAAAGCCAATCTTATCGGTGTAAATTTATCGGGTTCCAACATTGAAGGAGCCAATTTAAAAGGAGCCCAAATTTCACTTCTTCAGCGGATAAGACTATGGGGATTTTTCTTTTTCGAATCCTGATAAAAAAATTCAGGGAGATTATCTCTCCCTGAAAAAGTTTCTCCTATGTGTCGGGAAAATGGTTTTAAATTAACATAACTCTGCGGATAATCTTTTGACTTTCTGTTGCGTCTAAAGTTCTTTGTGCCTTGCGTAACTCGGTAATATCTAACTTCTCAAGTTTTTTGTCTAATATCATTATATTCCCAATGGCAATTTGTAATGCATATATGGGTTCCATCCGACTGGCGCGTAGGT
Protein-coding sequences here:
- a CDS encoding pentapeptide repeat-containing protein; protein product: MANVSHVEIVKQGQEAIARWRALNPHVNLDLTGITLPHFNLEGLDLTKADMMGADLRFTNLKGACLMGARLIRANLEGADLEGANLISVDLTDANLSEANLTKAILRHANLTDCSMKKARLIHADLMSCVLFRCKLYDAILRGANLKDADFSAGRLKGADLREVIANSAKFSGADLTYANLKQACLPHADFRKAKLVGANLSAANLHESVLIEADLSGANLSAAILKHVHSSEASYNHAHLQKTDLTGANLEKANLIGVNLSGSNIEGANLKGAQISLLQRIRLWGFFFFES